A stretch of Alkalicella caledoniensis DNA encodes these proteins:
- the scfA gene encoding six-cysteine ranthipeptide SCIFF gives MKKHIITINQVVERTDMGCGECQTSCQSACKTSCTVGNQVCEKVAN, from the coding sequence ATGAAAAAACATATCATAACTATAAATCAAGTAGTTGAAAGAACTGACATGGGCTGTGGTGAATGTCAAACATCTTGCCAATCAGCTTGCAAAACAAGTTGTACAGTAGGTAATCAAGTATGTGAAAAAGTAGCCAACTAG